From the genome of Streptomyces sp. NBC_01317, one region includes:
- a CDS encoding HAD family hydrolase, translating to MAALGWLTPRRRSATARSVLAGEAAAEAGLKSTQESQDALAAGAAPAGGDTRVPDFPVFGDARAAAFFDLDNTVMQGAAIFHFGRGLYKRKFFQRRELARFAWQQAWFRLAGVEDPEHMQDARDSALSIVKGHRVSELMSIGEEIYDEYMADRIWPGTRALAQAHLDAGQQVWLVTAAPVETATIIARRLGLTGALGTVAESVDGVYTGKLVGEPLHGPAKAEAVRALATAEGFDLDRCAAYSDSHNDIPMLSLVGHPYAINPDAKLRKHARRLEWRLRDYRTGRKAAKVGIPAAAGVGALAGGTAAAVALHRRRR from the coding sequence ATGGCCGCACTGGGATGGCTCACCCCCCGTAGGCGCTCCGCGACAGCCCGGAGTGTGCTGGCGGGCGAGGCCGCAGCCGAGGCAGGACTGAAGTCCACGCAGGAATCGCAGGACGCGCTCGCCGCGGGCGCCGCGCCCGCCGGCGGTGACACACGCGTGCCCGACTTCCCCGTCTTCGGGGACGCCCGCGCCGCCGCCTTCTTCGATCTCGACAACACCGTCATGCAGGGCGCCGCGATCTTCCACTTCGGCCGCGGCCTGTACAAGCGCAAGTTCTTCCAGCGCCGCGAACTCGCCCGGTTCGCCTGGCAGCAGGCGTGGTTCCGGCTGGCCGGCGTCGAGGACCCGGAGCACATGCAGGACGCCCGCGACAGCGCGCTGTCCATCGTCAAGGGCCACCGCGTCTCCGAGCTGATGTCCATCGGCGAGGAGATCTACGACGAGTACATGGCCGACCGCATCTGGCCCGGCACCCGCGCGCTCGCCCAGGCCCACCTCGACGCGGGCCAGCAGGTCTGGCTGGTGACCGCCGCGCCCGTCGAGACGGCCACGATCATCGCCCGCCGGCTCGGCCTGACCGGCGCCCTCGGAACCGTCGCCGAGTCCGTGGACGGCGTCTACACCGGCAAGCTCGTCGGGGAACCCCTCCACGGCCCCGCGAAAGCCGAGGCCGTCCGCGCCCTGGCCACCGCCGAGGGCTTCGACCTGGACCGCTGCGCCGCGTACAGCGACTCGCACAACGACATCCCGATGCTCTCGCTGGTCGGGCATCCGTACGCGATCAACCCCGACGCCAAGCTCCGCAAGCACGCGCGCCGGCTGGAATGGCGGCTGCGCGACTACCGGACCGGCCGCAAGGCGGCCAAGGTCGGCATCCCGGCGGCAGCCGGAGTGGGCGCCCTGGCGGGCGGCACGGCCGCCGCCGTCGCCCTGCACCGCCGCCGCCGCTGA
- a CDS encoding ECF subfamily RNA polymerase sigma factor, BldN family, translating to MYPHVGVDASGLATLRATVLDHLRGFVPTAYAVPAFAAAAPAVSGPIGPCYALASGGAAVGRRGSRSGAAASTTARRPTADSDSARMMELVERAQAGEAEAFGRLYDQYSDTVYRYIYYRVGGKATAEDLTSETFLRALRRISTFTWQGRDFGAWLVTIARNLVADHFKSSRFRLEVTTGEMLDANEVERSPEDSVLESLSNAALLEAVRKLNPQQQECVTLRFLQGLSVAETARVMGKNEGAIKTLQYRAVRTLARLLPEDAR from the coding sequence GTGTACCCACACGTCGGGGTTGACGCCTCGGGCCTGGCTACGCTGCGCGCAACGGTCCTCGACCATTTGCGCGGCTTCGTCCCCACCGCGTACGCCGTCCCCGCCTTCGCCGCAGCGGCCCCTGCCGTGAGCGGCCCTATCGGACCTTGTTATGCCCTGGCGAGCGGCGGTGCGGCGGTCGGCAGACGGGGAAGCCGAAGCGGCGCCGCCGCCTCGACCACCGCCCGCCGGCCCACCGCCGACAGCGACAGCGCCCGCATGATGGAACTCGTCGAGCGCGCCCAGGCCGGTGAGGCCGAGGCCTTCGGCCGGCTGTACGACCAGTACAGCGACACCGTCTACCGCTACATCTACTACCGCGTGGGCGGAAAGGCGACCGCGGAGGACCTCACCAGCGAGACGTTCCTGCGCGCCCTGCGCCGGATCTCCACCTTCACCTGGCAGGGGCGAGACTTCGGCGCCTGGCTGGTCACGATCGCCCGGAACCTGGTCGCGGACCACTTCAAGTCGAGCCGGTTCCGGCTCGAAGTGACCACAGGCGAAATGCTCGACGCCAACGAGGTCGAGCGCAGTCCCGAGGACTCCGTCCTGGAGTCCCTCTCCAACGCGGCGCTCTTGGAAGCCGTACGGAAACTCAATCCCCAGCAGCAGGAGTGCGTCACACTGCGCTTCCTGCAAGGCCTCTCGGTCGCCGAGACGGCCCGTGTCATGGGCAAGAACGAAGGAGCGATCAAGACCTTGCAATACCGAGCCGTACGCACCCTGGCCCGCCTGCTCCCGGAAGACGCCCGCTGA
- a CDS encoding DUF5667 domain-containing protein produces MIANVSAHRRANAFAQALDDRTVQGEAAEQPAESAEPAEQGRLLALASGLGDLPRPTLDPEVKVVQRAQLVAAMEAMLLEGTAGGGMSSGTTVPEQRTSGRGAHRASPLRKLRPRSRWSKGLAAGGLTVGVAAGAFGGVAAASSDALPGDSLYGLKRGMEDLKLNLADDDSSRGELYLDHASTRLNEARRLMERDRAGHLDHESLGEIRRALSGMKHDATEGHRLLHQAYERDGSLGPIATLSSFSASHRQAWNGLRERLPVQLTDVGDEVSSVFDAMDEEVAPLQSMLPRAPERRRTETRPGATQDSTGSPRTDPTSAPATPGTSESGSQTSDTPRPSGSGPDHASEEGLLGGKTGGLLDPPPNSVLPMPSAPKDSTDRPGPDVTIPPLLPDLLPGLGIHAEDAD; encoded by the coding sequence GTGATCGCGAACGTTTCGGCACACCGGCGGGCGAACGCCTTCGCCCAGGCCCTGGACGACCGGACGGTTCAGGGCGAGGCGGCCGAACAGCCCGCCGAGTCGGCCGAACCGGCCGAACAGGGGCGGCTGTTGGCCCTGGCGAGTGGTCTCGGTGACCTACCGAGACCCACGCTGGACCCCGAGGTCAAAGTGGTGCAACGAGCACAGCTCGTGGCCGCCATGGAGGCCATGCTGCTCGAAGGCACAGCCGGCGGAGGTATGTCCTCGGGCACCACGGTGCCCGAGCAGCGGACGTCCGGCCGGGGTGCCCACCGGGCCTCCCCGCTCCGGAAACTGCGGCCCAGATCCCGCTGGTCCAAAGGCCTCGCAGCCGGCGGCCTCACGGTCGGGGTGGCGGCCGGCGCGTTCGGCGGGGTGGCCGCGGCCAGCTCCGACGCCCTGCCCGGCGACTCGCTCTACGGGCTCAAGCGCGGCATGGAGGACCTCAAGCTCAACCTGGCGGACGACGACTCCAGCCGGGGCGAGCTCTACCTCGACCACGCCTCGACCCGGCTGAACGAAGCACGCAGGCTGATGGAGCGCGACCGCGCCGGGCACCTGGACCACGAATCCCTGGGCGAGATCAGACGCGCCCTGAGCGGGATGAAGCACGACGCGACCGAAGGTCACCGTCTGCTGCACCAGGCATACGAACGGGACGGCTCCCTCGGCCCGATCGCCACCCTCTCCTCGTTCTCCGCCTCGCACCGCCAGGCATGGAACGGACTCCGCGAACGTCTGCCCGTCCAGTTGACGGACGTGGGCGACGAGGTCAGTTCGGTCTTCGACGCGATGGACGAAGAGGTCGCCCCACTCCAGTCGATGCTGCCGCGGGCCCCGGAGAGGCGCAGGACCGAAACCCGGCCCGGCGCCACGCAGGACTCCACGGGGAGCCCACGTACCGACCCCACCAGCGCACCCGCCACACCCGGCACCAGCGAGAGCGGCTCGCAGACCAGCGACACGCCGCGCCCCTCGGGCTCCGGTCCGGACCACGCCTCGGAGGAGGGCCTGCTCGGCGGCAAGACCGGCGGCCTGCTCGACCCCCCGCCGAACAGCGTCCTGCCGATGCCGTCCGCACCCAAGGACAGCACCGACCGCCCGGGTCCTGACGTCACGATCCCGCCCCTGCTGCCCGACCTGCTCCCAGGGCTGGGCATCCACGCGGAGGACGCGGACTAG
- a CDS encoding lysophospholipid acyltransferase family protein: MADAKVIPFGDEPRRRGAAGRPKQAKDGAGKRGHGAGGSGSGPGAGTGAGQGRKQGPLTPVPEPEPDTPEDGGLPDGEEPLGGLSEAAAAAAGAEADAAVRAAGGGPATAAGGGADGGTGRGAGGAAGGDDGDADGGTGGEPGGWERRIAGGLAFLRRRVTGDYEVDEFGYDKELTDQVLMSLIRPVYENYFRVEVKGIENIPSEGGALVVANHSGTLPLDGLMMQVAVHDNHPGDRHLRLLAADLVFMLPVVNELARKAGHTLACAEDAERLLERGEVVGVMPEGFKGIGKPFGDRYKLQRFGRGGFVSTALRAGVPIVPCSIVGAEEIYPMVGNSKTLARLLGIPYFPLTPTFPWLGPLGALPLPTKWTIQFGEPIPTDGYPPEAAEDPMLMFNLTDQVREQIQHTLYKLLVQRRSVFF; encoded by the coding sequence ATGGCCGATGCCAAGGTGATCCCCTTCGGCGACGAGCCGAGGCGGCGGGGGGCGGCCGGCCGTCCCAAGCAGGCCAAGGACGGGGCCGGGAAGCGCGGGCACGGGGCCGGGGGGAGCGGCTCCGGGCCGGGTGCGGGTACGGGGGCGGGCCAGGGGCGCAAGCAGGGTCCGCTGACGCCCGTACCGGAGCCCGAGCCGGACACACCTGAGGACGGCGGCCTGCCGGACGGCGAGGAGCCGTTGGGCGGGCTGTCGGAGGCGGCGGCCGCGGCGGCCGGGGCGGAGGCGGACGCCGCGGTCCGGGCGGCGGGCGGTGGCCCCGCGACGGCGGCCGGCGGCGGTGCGGACGGTGGTACGGGCCGTGGTGCCGGCGGTGCGGCGGGTGGTGACGACGGGGACGCCGACGGCGGTACGGGCGGGGAGCCGGGCGGCTGGGAGCGGCGGATCGCGGGCGGTCTCGCGTTTCTGCGCCGGCGGGTCACCGGGGACTACGAGGTCGACGAGTTCGGGTACGACAAGGAGCTGACCGACCAGGTCCTGATGTCGTTGATCCGGCCGGTCTACGAGAACTACTTCCGGGTCGAGGTGAAGGGCATCGAGAACATCCCGTCGGAGGGCGGGGCGCTCGTCGTGGCCAACCACTCGGGGACCCTGCCGCTGGACGGGTTGATGATGCAGGTCGCCGTGCACGACAACCACCCCGGGGACCGTCATCTGCGGCTCCTGGCGGCCGATCTGGTGTTCATGCTGCCGGTGGTCAACGAGCTGGCGCGCAAGGCCGGGCACACGCTGGCGTGCGCGGAGGACGCGGAGCGGCTGCTGGAGCGCGGCGAGGTCGTCGGGGTGATGCCGGAGGGCTTCAAGGGCATCGGCAAGCCGTTCGGCGACCGGTACAAGCTCCAGCGGTTCGGCCGGGGCGGGTTCGTCTCGACGGCGCTGCGGGCCGGGGTGCCGATCGTGCCCTGTTCGATCGTCGGGGCCGAGGAGATCTACCCGATGGTCGGCAACTCGAAGACGCTGGCGCGGCTGCTGGGCATTCCGTACTTCCCGCTCACGCCCACGTTTCCGTGGCTGGGGCCGCTGGGGGCGCTGCCGCTGCCGACGAAGTGGACGATCCAGTTCGGGGAACCGATCCCGACGGACGGGTATCCGCCGGAGGCGGCGGAGGATCCGATGCTGATGTTCAACCTCACCGATCAGGTACGGGAGCAGATCCAGCACACGCTGTACAAGCTGCTGGTGCAGCGGCGGTCGGTGTTCTTCTGA
- a CDS encoding NAD-dependent epimerase/dehydratase family protein, giving the protein MGKVVLVTGAARQLGGRFVRRVQRDSGVDRVIAVDAVPPEHHLGGAEFVRADIRQPAIARVLAEHRVDTVVHMDVTGTPLGTGGRASVKETNVIGTMQLLGACQKSPTVKRLVVKSSTSVYGSAPRDPAVFTETTPPKSLPSGGFAKDAVEVEGYVRGFARRRPDVAVCVLRFANILGPAADSPLAEYFALPVLPTVFGYDPRLQFVHEDDVIDVLLIAADEPRRGTLNSGTFNVAGEGVLLLSQCSRRLGRPTVPVLLPAVTWVGSALRTVGMTDFSPEQIRLLTHGRVVSTDQMRETLGFEPTYSTAQAFADFARSRGAGLLPPQAVADAVDRLSTAVRTLASKERS; this is encoded by the coding sequence TTGGGCAAGGTCGTGCTCGTGACCGGAGCGGCCAGGCAACTCGGAGGCCGCTTCGTACGGCGCGTTCAACGCGACTCCGGCGTCGACCGGGTGATCGCCGTCGACGCGGTTCCGCCCGAGCATCACCTGGGTGGCGCGGAATTCGTCCGCGCCGATATCCGGCAGCCCGCCATAGCGCGCGTTCTCGCCGAACACCGTGTGGACACCGTGGTGCACATGGATGTGACCGGTACGCCGCTGGGCACCGGCGGCCGCGCGTCGGTCAAGGAGACCAACGTCATCGGCACGATGCAGCTGCTCGGCGCCTGCCAGAAATCACCGACCGTCAAACGGCTGGTCGTGAAGTCCAGTACGAGTGTGTACGGCTCCGCGCCCCGCGACCCGGCGGTCTTCACCGAGACCACCCCGCCCAAGTCGCTGCCGAGCGGCGGCTTCGCGAAGGACGCCGTGGAGGTCGAGGGGTACGTCCGGGGCTTCGCGCGGCGGCGGCCCGATGTGGCCGTCTGTGTGCTGCGGTTCGCGAACATCCTCGGTCCTGCAGCGGATTCGCCGCTGGCGGAGTATTTCGCGCTGCCCGTCCTGCCGACCGTCTTCGGATACGACCCCCGGTTGCAGTTCGTCCACGAGGACGACGTGATCGACGTCCTGCTGATCGCGGCCGACGAGCCGCGGCGCGGGACGCTCAACAGCGGGACCTTCAACGTGGCGGGGGAGGGTGTGCTGCTGCTCTCGCAGTGCTCGCGACGGCTGGGGCGGCCCACCGTGCCGGTGCTGCTGCCCGCCGTCACCTGGGTCGGTTCGGCGCTCCGTACCGTCGGCATGACGGACTTCTCGCCCGAGCAGATCAGGCTGCTGACCCACGGCCGGGTCGTCAGTACGGACCAGATGCGCGAGACACTGGGGTTTGAACCGACGTACTCCACGGCGCAGGCCTTCGCGGACTTCGCCCGCAGCCGGGGTGCGGGGCTGCTGCCGCCCCAGGCGGTGGCCGACGCGGTCGACCGGCTCTCCACCGCCGTTCGTACTCTCGCGAGCAAGGAGCGCAGCTGA
- a CDS encoding 30S ribosomal protein bS22: protein MGSVIKKRRKRMAKKKHRKLLKRTRVQRRNKK from the coding sequence GTGGGCTCTGTTATCAAAAAGCGGCGTAAGCGGATGGCCAAGAAGAAGCACCGCAAGCTGCTCAAGCGCACCCGCGTTCAGCGTCGTAACAAGAAGTAG
- a CDS encoding helix-turn-helix domain-containing protein, translated as MAAGSERPLNEVKFLTVAEVASVMRVSKMTVYRLVHSGHLPAIRVGRSFRVPEQAVHEYLRESFVGVQPA; from the coding sequence ATGGCTGCTGGCAGCGAGAGGCCTCTCAACGAGGTCAAGTTCCTTACCGTGGCGGAGGTCGCCTCGGTGATGCGAGTGTCGAAGATGACGGTGTACCGGTTGGTGCACAGCGGTCATCTGCCGGCGATCCGGGTGGGCAGGTCCTTCCGGGTTCCGGAGCAAGCGGTTCACGAGTACCTCCGCGAGTCATTTGTGGGGGTCCAGCCCGCCTAG
- a CDS encoding phosphatase, giving the protein MLSTGALRAHLLAARLAGPVATSRERSLRSYRLFAARDPRVMLGLDPERSWSERDVLGLMADKCGVSSDPGRVSGTDVIDPERTLSALDAFAERLREAAADRVPVLFGTGHPERLLGFYAALADALSAAGCLVLTPAQGRCIDITTRFGVRTYHLDYVRGVALMREPHLPYAGSETGAHTHSPLPVRVALDGLVASRGPLPGLVVGDHGWVCGAGQLGFEAIGLADTDDPALFVGEAEGRVSVAVPLDDAVRSAYYLPLTRYVLNRACLSQ; this is encoded by the coding sequence GTGTTGAGCACCGGAGCCCTGCGGGCGCATCTGCTGGCGGCCAGGCTGGCCGGTCCCGTGGCCACGTCACGGGAGAGGAGTCTGCGCAGTTATCGGCTCTTCGCGGCCAGGGATCCCCGGGTGATGCTCGGACTGGATCCCGAACGCTCCTGGAGCGAACGCGACGTGCTGGGACTGATGGCGGACAAATGTGGTGTCTCGTCCGATCCCGGTCGGGTGTCGGGCACCGACGTGATCGATCCCGAGCGGACGCTGTCCGCGCTGGACGCCTTCGCGGAGCGCTTGCGGGAGGCGGCGGCGGACCGGGTTCCGGTGCTGTTCGGTACGGGGCATCCGGAGCGGCTGCTCGGTTTCTACGCGGCCCTGGCAGACGCTTTGTCGGCGGCGGGATGTCTCGTCCTCACCCCGGCGCAGGGGAGATGTATCGACATAACGACCCGGTTCGGGGTACGCACGTACCACCTCGACTACGTACGGGGAGTTGCGTTGATGCGTGAACCACACCTGCCGTACGCCGGGAGTGAGACCGGCGCACACACCCATTCGCCGCTGCCTGTCCGGGTCGCCCTGGACGGTCTGGTGGCGTCCCGCGGGCCCCTGCCGGGGCTCGTGGTGGGGGACCACGGATGGGTCTGCGGGGCAGGTCAGCTGGGTTTCGAGGCCATCGGTCTCGCCGACACGGACGATCCCGCGCTGTTCGTCGGTGAGGCGGAGGGGCGGGTGTCCGTCGCCGTACCCCTCGACGACGCCGTGCGGTCCGCTTACTACCTGCCGCTTACTCGCTATGTACTCAATCGAGCGTGTCTGTCACAGTAG
- a CDS encoding acetoin utilization protein AcuC, translating into MSARALLMWDDGVTGYNFGPSHPMDPVRLALTMGLVRAYGLDKVAEVVSAPAAGDSTLRLVHEQAYVDAVRRFSERPGDADGAYGVGTPDDPAFAGMHEASALIAGQSVGAAEAVWRGQAAHAVNFAGGLHHAMPGAASGFCIYNDASLAIARMLELGAERVAYIDVDVHHGDGVQETFWDDPRVLTISMHEHPHTLFPGTGWPEDTGGEAAEGSAVNIALPAGTGDEGWLRAFHAVVPELLADFRPQALVTQHGADTHFEDPLAHIAVSLDAQRAVQAACHDLAHEYVEEGRWVALGGGGYAVVDVVPRSWTHLVAIAAHAPIDPESVVPAAWRDEVYARTRQLGPGRMTDGRTPEWRAWDSGYDPADRLDQLILATRKAVFPLRGLLP; encoded by the coding sequence ATGAGCGCTCGCGCACTGCTGATGTGGGATGACGGGGTAACGGGTTACAACTTTGGACCCAGCCACCCCATGGATCCCGTACGGCTCGCGCTGACCATGGGGTTGGTGCGGGCGTACGGCTTGGACAAGGTGGCGGAGGTGGTGTCCGCGCCGGCCGCGGGGGACTCGACCCTGCGGCTCGTTCACGAACAGGCCTACGTGGACGCCGTACGGCGCTTCTCGGAGCGTCCGGGGGACGCCGACGGGGCGTACGGCGTCGGTACGCCCGACGATCCGGCGTTCGCCGGGATGCACGAGGCGTCGGCGCTGATCGCCGGGCAGTCCGTGGGGGCCGCCGAGGCGGTGTGGCGCGGACAGGCCGCACACGCGGTGAACTTCGCGGGCGGTCTGCACCACGCGATGCCGGGGGCGGCGTCCGGGTTCTGCATCTACAACGATGCCTCGCTGGCGATCGCGCGGATGCTGGAGCTGGGTGCGGAGCGGGTCGCGTACATCGACGTGGATGTGCACCACGGGGACGGCGTGCAGGAGACGTTCTGGGACGATCCCCGGGTCCTGACGATCTCGATGCACGAGCACCCGCACACGCTGTTCCCCGGCACCGGCTGGCCGGAGGACACCGGTGGCGAGGCGGCCGAGGGCAGCGCGGTGAACATCGCCCTGCCGGCCGGGACGGGCGACGAGGGGTGGCTGCGGGCCTTCCACGCCGTCGTACCCGAACTGCTCGCCGATTTCCGCCCGCAGGCCCTCGTGACGCAGCACGGCGCCGACACCCACTTCGAGGACCCGCTGGCGCACATCGCGGTGTCCCTGGACGCCCAGCGGGCCGTCCAGGCCGCCTGCCACGACCTGGCGCACGAATACGTCGAGGAGGGGCGCTGGGTGGCCCTGGGAGGGGGCGGGTACGCGGTGGTGGACGTCGTGCCGCGGTCCTGGACCCATCTGGTGGCGATCGCGGCGCACGCGCCGATCGATCCGGAGTCGGTGGTGCCGGCGGCGTGGCGGGACGAGGTGTACGCGCGTACGCGGCAGTTGGGGCCGGGGCGGATGACGGACGGGCGGACGCCGGAGTGGCGGGCGTGGGACTCCGGGTACGATCCGGCGGACCGGCTGGACCAGTTGATCCTGGCGACGCGCAAGGCGGTGTTCCCTCTGCGGGGGTTGCTGCCCTAG